One genomic region from Clarias gariepinus isolate MV-2021 ecotype Netherlands chromosome 22, CGAR_prim_01v2, whole genome shotgun sequence encodes:
- the LOC128510138 gene encoding protein-glutamine gamma-glutamyltransferase K-like, whose translation MTGYTSIPLSRRMFLDTRGNAFGYPPGSKIPAPSVGHLSVDSIDLLKSKTGQNRREHHTDRYQSDNFIIRRGQGFQIRLEFSRVFDPKADKLHLQLYLGPKPSISKGTLVTVSLVEKLQNNCWEAKIINQKDQGITLWVNTPPTAPIGRYGLSVITWTPQASTTFSWKSENDIYLLFNPWCKDDTVFLDNKEQRMEYVLNEYGTLYCGTKYQIGSRPWIFGQFADGVLAACLFILEKSQTLASGWGDPVTISRLVSAMVNAPDDQGVLVGNWSTVYENGTAPTLWHGSVEILRQYHTSGGNPVKYGQCWVFSGVTTTILRCLGIPTRSVTNFDSAHDTDVSMTIDVYVDEKMRPIENLNTDSVWNFHLWNECWMARPDLPVGMGGWQVVDATPQETSQGMFRCGPTPVAAVLDGLVYTKFDTHFVFPEVNSDRIYWQKQPGGNFSQIGIDKNVVGHCISTKAVGCDKREDITHLYKYPKGSERVRIALETASKYGSKPNVYSSALINDVTLKVAIKGEEPFIGQDACLALTVKNKSYENRSGSLFCHVAVMNYTGVIKGKVKEEEIVVKLKPTEVKTLDWTIPYAKYKDLLVDHAAMLLTVTGRVHETQQVLATRFNFHLRSPNITITPIGDAMLGKEMAANINFKNPLPCVLNNVKFHIEGLGLLKAKDFCYGDVASLATVTLNVKFTPTLAGLQKLLASLDCQQLTHVHGVADILIKKK comes from the exons ATGACTGGGTACACTTCTATCCCGCTTTCACGTAG GATGTTCCTGGACACCAGGGGCAATGCATTCGGCTACCCTCCTGGGAGTAAGA TCCCTGCCCCATCAGTTGGTCACTTATCAGTGGATTCCATAGACCTCCTCAAGTCCAAAACTGGCCAAAACCGCCGGGAGCATCACACGGACCGTTACCAAAGCGATAACTTTATCATCCGTCGAGGGCAGGGCTTTCAAATTAGGTTAGAGTTCTCACGGGTCTTTGACCCCAAAGCTGACAAACTACACCTTCAACTCTATCTAG GCCCTAAGCCATCAATATCAAAAGGCACCTTAGTGACTGTTTCTCTGGTTGAGAAGTTGCAGAACAATTGCTGGGAGGCCAAGATTATTAACCAAAAGGACCAAGGTATAACTCTTTGGGTCAACACCCCACCGACTGCTCCCATCGGTCGCTATGGGCTTAGTGTGATAACATGGACCCCACAAGCGAGCACCACTTTCAGTTGGAAGTCTGAAAATGATATCTACTTGCTGTTTAACCCATGGTGTAAAG ATGACACAGTGTTTCTGGATAATAAAGAGCAGAGGATGGAGTATGTCCTGAATGAATATGGAACACTTTATTGTGGAACAAAGTATCAGATTGGTTCCAGGCCTTGGATCTTTGGACAG TTTGCTGATGGGGTTCTCGCAGCATGTCTGTTTATATTGGAGAAGAGTCAAACACTTGCTTCAGGTTGGGGAGATCCTGTCACTATTAGCAGACTTGTGTCTGCCATG GTCAATGCTCCTGATGATCAAGGTGTGTTGGTGGGGAATTGGTCAACAGTCTACGAGAATGGGACTGCTCCAACGCTGTGGCATGGCAGTGTGGAAATTCTCAGGCAGTACCACACAAGCGGAGGAAACCCTGTTAAATATGGCCAGTGCTGGGTCTTTTCAGGAGTCACAACCACAA TTCTCAGGTGTTTGGGGATTCCCACTCGCAGTGTCACAAACTTCGACTCTGCCCACGACACAGACGTTTCCATGACAATCGATGTGTATGTTGATGAGAAGATGAGACCGATTGAGAACCTCAACACTGACTCAGTTTG GAACTTTCATTTGTGGAACGAATGCTGGATGGCACGGCCTGACTTACCAGTTGGCATGGGCGGTTGGCAGGTGGTGGATGCAACCCCTCAAGAGACGAGTCAGGGTATGTTCCGCTGTGGCCCTACACCTGTGGCGGCTGTCCTTGATGGATTGGTTTATACCAAATTCGATACTCACTTTGTCTTTCCCGAG GTGAACAGTGACAGGATCTACTGGCAAAAACAACCTGGAGGCAACTTCAGTCAGATAGGCATCGATAAAAATGTAGTGGGACACTGCATTAGCACCAAGGCAGTTGGCTGTGACAAAAGAGAGGACATCACACACCTCTACAAATACCCAAAAG GGTCTGAAAGAGTGCGAATCGCCCTTGAAACCGCTTCCAAATATGGGTCTAAGCCTAACGTCTACTCCTCTGCTCTGATCAATGATGTCACATTAAAGGTTGCCATTAAGGGGGAGGAGCCTTTCATAGGTCAAGATGCTTGTCTGGCCTTAACTGTAAAGAACAAAAGCTATGAGAATCGCAGTGGCAGCTTGTTCTGCCATGTGGCAGTAATGAACTACACTGGAGTAATAAAGGGCAAGGTGAAGGAGGAGGAAATAGTGGTGAAGCTCAAACCTACCGAAG TCAAGACACTAGATTGGACCATTCCATACGCCAAATACAAGGACCTGCTTGTGGACCATGCAGCAATGCTGCTCACCGTGACTGGACGAGTCCATGAGACTCAACAGGTTTTGGCAACTCGGTTCAACTTCCACCTGCGCTCGCCTAACATTACTATCACC CCTATAGGAGATGCTATGCTGGGGAAAGAGATGGCAGCTAATATCAACTTTAAGAATCCACTGCCATGTGTCCTGAACAATGTCAAGTTCCACATAGAGGGCTTGGGCTTGCTGAAGGCAAAAGACTTTTGCTACGG TGACGTGGCCAGTCTGGCAACCGTCACCCTGAACGTTAAGTTCACTCCCACCTTAGCTGGTCTACAGAAGCTTCTCGCCTCTCTGGACTGCCAGCAGCTTACACACGTTCATGGTGTGGCTGACATCCTCATCAAGAAGaagtga